One part of the Candidatus Polarisedimenticolaceae bacterium genome encodes these proteins:
- a CDS encoding ROK family protein: MRIGVDLGGTKVEAAALDEDGSILARRRVPTPRGDYAATLAAIRDLVAEVETEAGGTGPVGVGIPGAISPTTGLVKNANSTWLIG, from the coding sequence ATGCGAATCGGCGTGGATCTGGGGGGGACGAAGGTCGAGGCGGCGGCGCTGGACGAGGACGGCTCCATCCTCGCCCGCCGGCGGGTCCCGACCCCGCGGGGGGACTACGCCGCCACCCTCGCCGCGATCCGCGACCTGGTGGCGGAAGTCGAGACGGAGGCCGGCGGGACCGGCCCGGTCGGGGTCGGGATCCCCGGGGCGATTTCCCCGACGACCGGCCTCGTGAAAAACGCCAACTCCACCTGGCTGATCGG